In Brassica napus cultivar Da-Ae chromosome C2, Da-Ae, whole genome shotgun sequence, the sequence GATCACATAGCAACTTCTCTTTGAACTTTGATTCCAGATCATCATCATGACCTGAGACCTTGACAAGACTTAGCTGTTGACAGAGATCATCCAGCATCTGTTGCATCCCTGTAAGAGCCTGGTCCTGAAAACATTAAAGCAAacgtttttacaaaaaaaaaaagtcaaaacgtaaaattaaaaccataaattaaacaaaaccatCAACTAGTTAAACACTTAAAAGCCTATAAAGGATCCAACTTTAACGAACCCTGAGATCAATCGACTTCTGAAGCTGCCGAATCAAACCGTTCTTCTTCGAATCGGCGGCGGCGGCGCCGATGACCGCCACGAGCATGAGCCTCTGGTGAGGGGTAAAGAGCTCCCACGCTAGGGTTTCGTCTCGGCCGATAGATAGCGCCGAGCCGCTGGGATCGTCGAGCAAGCTCTTGAGAGAGCTGTAGCGAGGAGAAGATTGCAGCGGCTGGGTGCGACGACGGGTGAAGTGGAGACGAGCggagggaggaggaggagcgagGGAGGAGAAGGGTGAGAGGTGGACTGAAGCGGGCGGGATTGGGTAGGATCCGGGATCCGAACCGGGTTCCTCCATTtcgattttgagtttttggatttttctgCGATTTGAAAATTGCGGTTTCCCTCCGATGGGAGTGTTAGGGAAGGCGAAGAGGTTTGAAGGTTAACGTTGGTGTCACGGCCACCATCATCGTCTGGGTTGTACAcatgtttttgtctttttctatgAATATTATGATTGATTTTTAAGTGTATCATTATTAAATGGTGAAAGACTATCTATCATCAATGGTGAGAGACTATTATTAGTACTAGGGtcggtgtccgcgcttcgcgcggattacaTGCTTAATAAAAGTCAGGTCAATTAaaatttggagttttgaagtttcTGAGAGGGTAAAttaagttttgtttattttattatgggAAGATGTTAGAAGCGgtgatcattatttttttttaaaacaacagtaagtttgaataataaattgttttgaGGAATTCACTATTCGTAATAAATTGTTACGTCGAATAATAAGAAGTAATGATGGTTTACTTAGAAAATgtagaattttaatatgttgttGTATAATTAATACTGTTCATTCTTTTTGATATAGTTGTATAAATCTTTGTTGTCGCTGTATGAATTTGTGATTAGGATTTCAGTTATaagtctaaaaatattaaattatttacttttaaaatttgcaaaataatattaGAGATTACAAAATTAGCAAAATAATTCTGCAATATTATGTTATGCAAAACAATATTTAATTCTAAACAACACATTATTCTGGGATATTTAAAAATGTCGAAGAGGTTCCACATGTTTCTTTAATAATATGATACCAAAATACATTTGGTTTAtttcatattaattattttaaaataaaaagcatATTCTACATAATAGGAAAAGCTACATTTGCAAACAATTATAATGATGAaatatatctataataataatgtatatatttgttattattagaGTTTTGGATGAAAGTATGAAATTAATATAACAAtactaataatgtttttattcaaaatgaATTTCTAATTTCAGAATACCTCCTAGAGGTGGAGGATCTTGGGAGGATGGTTTGACCATGGTGTTGTGAGAGAACTGTTAATTTaacaaaatgaagaatatgaaaacaaataatcTTCGCACTTTCTAAACCACTCcttaaacaaaagaaatcaCTTACACGGATTACTtttcaaaagaaagaaaatggcACAAATAGATAGGAATGAAAAGCGATGAGTGGATGGTGAAATTCTTCAAACTGTGAGGCGGTGGATCTGTGATTTTGAGATTACAATAGTTGATGTTATTTTGCAGGAAATATGTTTAATGTCGACAGTCATTTGACTTAATggcataatatattttatttaattctcAATAAATGCATTAGATATTATTTGACTCATAATTTACAGTCAAATATGTGACCACACATATATATTGACAACATATACGAATCAGTATCCAGCTAATATTACATTTGCTTTAATTACATAAAGCCACTTTGTTATGACCTGGCATATTGATTGGTCATGATTATTTTGCCTATGTGGATAGCCTTAGGAAGCTAGAAATTagcttcttttatatagtaggattaatggatttagtttattttaaagtcaataattatattttataaataaaaatttgtttaggtaattaaaacataacaagtatggtaagatttttttttacaaacttctgaaatatttataaatttgtcTTTGatgtcttttttaaaaaaaaaaaatttaatagtttaGTGCCTCTTGGTTAGTTTCTCAAATCTATTTTCTAGGTAATATCATATTAGTATATTAAAATGATTTGctttttgtattaaaattaaatgttcGTAATTCTGTTGTACAACTAAAATAAAGACAGCTGTAGAATTAATTTCTCAAATGTTTTTGGAAGTCTCAACAATTCTATATAAAAGCTCCCGGCTAAAAATGCCCTTAGAATCTCACCCGAAACTAAAAGGTTGATGATGcccttaaatttattttcttggtaAAAATGTAGCCACTCATGTTTGACATCATTCAAAAGCCAATATGGTCTCTACTTATTCGTCTTGAGCAAAAAGTCTTggtcaaaatatgttttttaaaaaattacgtAGATGAGAGCCATGAGACACTGCTCAGCAGGGCCTACTGCTCAGTACTCACTACAAGTCTACATCTTTCTCTGCTCTCTCCTCCGATCAGGCACCACCTATCTCACCTCATGAAAATGATTCATGATGGAATTATGGAGAAATGTATTATCTTATTTCGGTGTTCTCCCTTAATGATGTGCATATGATTCATGGGACTCATTTAATTGAGACCAGTGGCAGTGACAGAGCGAGAACATGATcgaattttgtttcattttcattttatttttctgaacTGATGAATATGTGTCAGAAAGGGGCAATGTGGCAAGGTTTCAAAGGCACTCTAGTTTAATACAAGTTGTTTTGAGTTTATCTAATTTACAAGTACATTTGTACATGCATGTGAGTTGTTTACAGCGACATGTTTGATCTTgatttgatcttcttcttctaaaaACGACGTTATAAGACTCTAATCAGCCagaagatttataaaaataataataagcatTTGTTTTACGTACCCtagtattattaattttataaaaataataataagcatTTGTTTTACGTTGTATCTATTGATTATTGAACGTCCACTTTACGCCTAATAATAAGCATTTGTTTTACGTACCcaagttttattaattttatgcaatttAGTTAGTAGAACAaacattttgaaaacattttctgAAGCATATATTACTTACACGTGACGTCTTAACTCTTAAGTGATATCTCCTCCAGTTATTTAGGAACGTGCTATGTCCTAGTCATTGGAAAACCGAGTACCTTTCCTTTTTGATTTTCctcgtttctttcttctttttctgaaaCCTGAAGTATAGAATATTACTATGAGCTATAAAAGTAAATGAATatgaagaggaagatgatgaagcaCATGCGAGCACATGAGTTATGTTTCGAACAACGTCAAAGCCATTAATGTCTCCATTCTGGCATATCTCAGTTCCTTCTAAATCTCTAGAAACATTTAATTAAACAACTGCCAAATGGCCCAAATCTCTGTATCGCGTTTACTCAAGCTGTCTCCAaacctttcatatttattaGGGCCGGTAATGAATTTTGAGAAACCTACCTCAATGGAAAGataatttagaaaatacaaCTTTAGAAAACGTTAAGGAAAGGCCAATCAAACGTAATTATTGATGTGTCTTCTTAATATCTTATGACAGACTACTATCGTTCGTGGAGGTGTGGCCAACGTGGATGCTATATGCAACGGTGATTAGGCTAGTGTCATAGTGTAGAAAATAGCTAAACGTGAAcgaaattaattttcttttgttttataattgtaCTATTGACTCAAGTTTGAAAGAAGAGGTCGAATAAATTATGTATACATCATTATATGAGTTTAATATTATACGTGCTAATTAAATGTTAACAAGGACAAAGATCACATGCTCATCATCTGCAACGATAACATCTGacaatatatattacaaaatgaAAACTAGTAGTAACTAGTTACTATTCTAACCAATTAAGTAGTATACAGTAGTCtggagaaaataaaataagctAGGATAATATAAACTGCTGTAGCTAAGCCACTTGAATGTTGTCTTCGTTACCAGTTCTAAATTAATCTTGTCTTCCACTCGcagaaaattgttttattttcatccAAAACAACCATACAATATTAAATTGAAAGGTTCATCAGAAATTGATCCAATGATCAACTTTGGTTACGATCTTTCTATCCCTTTTGTCtcaattcttttttcttttatggtTCTTCGTCTTATGGATTTTGATCTAATTGTGATGTACTAATTAAGCTTATGTATTAGTTGGGTCTGTTTTAGTTCCAGGGGATGTCTATTATCTGTTGGCTCTTCTTGGCTCAAAGAGTTTAGTGTTATCCGTTGGTTTTGGTTCCTAGAATTTTGAAACTCGCTACCTTTATGTAGTTTCTATGTGTATGATTATAGTGATGATTAATTGTAAACTTCAGATTATTTATtgcattttctgaatttttattggtttaaaattataaaaatagataatcacaaaaattatacattttataactaaaatttgatatgatttattaatatgtctgaaaattcttaaatatacatatattttgaaacagagagaatatTAATTAGTACAACCAGTCagacataaacaaacaaaaccatGTTATTACATCAGTAATGATCCCACTAATGAAATGAcctaaaaataattagaaagcTTGAAAACTGAAGGAGCATTCAAAAGATGTGACGTGGCAGTAAACGCGAAGGTTCAACGAAGCAATGTGATCAAGTAACGAGTATAAATACAACACCATAGTAGTTAAGTCGTTTCCATGTCAACAAGCCTTATGTAAGCTCCTTGGAGATAACAAAATACAACACTCTATAGGATCAGTCCTGTGATCAAAGCTCAATGGATGCTAAGAAGGCGGTAACGATAGTGTTCTGCAACGCCGTCGTTTTGCTCCTCGCCACCGTCGCCGCCCAAGCTTGTCTCCCCTCCGACAGAGCGGCGCTTCTCGAGTTCCGATCACACCTCAACGAGCCTTACATCGGCGTATTCAACTCGTGGAAAGGCCAAGACTGCTGCCACGGCTGGTACGGCGTGAGCTGCGACCCCACCAACCGCCGCGTCTCCGCCGTCACCCTCCGCGGAATCTCCGAGGAGCCGATTTTCCAGCGCGCGAAACGGAAAGGCGTCATGACCGGCTCCATCTCCCCGGCGATATGCGAACTCGCTCAGCTCTCCGGCGTCACCCTCTCCGACTGGGAAGGAATCTCCGGCGCGATTCCCGCCTGCATCACGAACCTCCCCGCCATGAGACACGTAGACCTCGTCGGAAACAAAATCTCCGGCGAGATTCCGGCGAACATCGGGAACCTCCTGAAGCTGACGGTTTTAAACCTCGCCGATAATCGGATCTCCGGCGCGATTCCGCCGTCGATCGCGAGGCTGCCGAGCTTAACGCATCTCGATCTGAGGAACAACGGTTTAACCGGAGTCATACCGGTATACATCGGCCGGCTAAAGATGCTGAGCCGGGTTCTATTAAGCGGTAACAAACTCTCGGGTCAAATACCCGAGTCTCTGACCCGGATCTACCGGTTAGCGGATCTCGAGCTCTCGATGAACAGGATCACAGGCCCGATCCCGCCTTCGTTGGGGAGAATGTCGGTGCTCGCGACGCTTAATCTCGACGGGAACTTGATCTCGGGGGAGATCCCGGGGAGTCTGATGACGTCATCGATCTCGAATTTGAATTTGAGCGGGAACCTTCTCGGTGGGAAGATACCGAACGCGTTTGGGCCGAGGTCGTACTTCACGGTGCTGGATCTCTCGAACAACCGTTTGCAGGGGGAGATTCCGGAGAGCATCACTACGGCGTCGTTTATTGGGCATTTAGACGTGAGTCATAACCAGCTGTGTGGGAAGATTCCGGCGGGATCTCCTTTTGATCATCTAGATGCGACGTCGTTTGGTTATAATAGGTGTCTGTGTGGAACGCCTCTTGGGGACTGTGGGAaataattaaactaatcattaaGAATTATATTTTGGGGAAATCAAAGCTTAAATACAATTATTTATGAGTGTGCGAGTGTAACTACTAGCCGCTTGAAAGGGGCAAGGCAATATATATATCCGCATTTGGTGTTTTTCTTTTAGACTTCTTCGTCTCTTATCTGCTTTGATTCTCGAACCTCTCGATGAGAGCAAGaagataaacttagaaaaataaaaaaaatatttaccggTTGTTTAAATACTTGGACCCTGACAACGTTAGTGAGATTAGTATATTCACGATACCTCCTCATCCAGTGATCTGGTCTGAATATGCTTTTGAAAGCCAAGTTTGTATGACCATTTTGAACTAGACTTGTCTTATGGTTCGTCACTTGACAAAAGAACCCGTACATGAGTCCTTCTAatgggtttatgggcttttatcGTGGAAAGTTCTTGCTTACCACCGAAACGCCATTATCAAAGTGGACTAAATAAGGCAAAATTAGTCTGATGGGCTTGCGTCCAATGTCAGTTGTGCATGGGTCGTTTTCTGGACGTGACACAAATAAATCCAGTTACTGcacgaacaaaaaaaaacttaaagatATTGACACTAATAGTGGTAGACATGGGTATAAAATCCGGAATCCGAGATCTGAACCGAACTCAAACTGAAAAACCCGATTTATTGATCTGAAAtgtaaaaatatccgaacggacaCGGATCCTGTAGGATGGTACGAaacatatctgaacccgaagtgttattaaccgaacccgaacgggtaaccagAGGCAGAtccaacaactaaattagtatGGAGCactaatgtaaaatatatttagaacaCGGACATTGACATGAATTGTGGGTTAattcttcagaaaaaaataaaattcagcATGGGCCACATGCCCCACCCAAGCCTTTAATGGGTCTGCCCCTGGTAACcccaaaaatctaaaattaataatcaatataaatatttgaaatatatataagcatttcaaatatttaatttaatatttatgttgatATGATATGGaacaaataaacattaaaatttaaataaatagtatttATTAGTTATAAGTAAGtactttattaattttcttGTTTAAATAACAAGTCTATTCTATTTATAAGGCAATGcatattgtttgtttttatgcttgatttaacattttatctttatttatcaaTTTGATTTGTGTTGGATTAAGTTCTATTCAATATTCAATTTAGGTGTTTTTCTTTATgctttgattttaaattttgtcttttatttcagatatatccgaaccgaaccgatataacaCGAATCCAAACGATATAGATTACTTAATGGGTTTTAGATGTATTACAAATTAGAAttgaacccgaagtgttattatccgaacccgatccgtatttataaaatattagaatgaAACCTAGGAGGttgaacccgaaaatccgaaatacgcGATCCAAATTCGAACGGTTATCCGAACTCCCACACCTAAGTAGTGGTGGTCAGTCAAATGACTCAAATCACAAAACCATGAAACACTTTAACCCTTCAAATTAGTGATACTGTATAATGAAGTATCATCGATTCGCTAGTTCAATCATATTATCCAACAGTTACTTAATGATCACagtaattaaaaagaaaatgtcaTTCTCATAATCATAGGGTTAGAACTTAGAAGAGATTGCAACACTTTCTCACATAAAAATTCAGGATGGCGTTGTGTTTCGTCTCTGGAGCACGAATTTGTGACGAACTTTCTACATGTCTTACCCAAAAAAATGATCTAATGGTCAACAGTAATTTACCTCTTTGATCCATCGCTAAAAGGGCATTTGATATTACGTACGTAAACAATCAAAGTTTCTGATCAAATGACTCTATAAACCCAAAACaaaatcatcatcatatatatagcCACAATTAGATTACATAAGTTTATTCATCAACGGTATAAGTGATGAAATGTGCTTTTCCCGATAAGTTTCATCATAAGCTTtgtagaaaaacaaaaagatacgATACAAAGAACATATGAATAACGTGCTGGAGAGGATTGCACAACACGTATTTGATGCTTTGAAGTtacttgtgtatatatataccgTACATGAGAGAATTACATAACAAGTATGTGATACAAAGTATGCTTTGAAGCATCCtattaattaaagtttttatgGTTAGTGCTGATTCTTATAACTAATCGTAAGATTTAACTTAACTGCCATGTTATGTCAACCACCActagtttgttttaattttctcaGGACAgtattttttgttctttatcTGCCAAgcaattatatttaaaatcctaAAGCAAAAAACACTATCCCGTCCGAATTCgtttattatttaaatctttGTATGCTA encodes:
- the LOC125581435 gene encoding DNA damage-repair/toleration protein DRT100-like, whose product is MDAKKAVTIVFCNAVVLLLATVAAQACLPSDRAALLEFRSHLNEPYIGVFNSWKGQDCCHGWYGVSCDPTNRRVSAVTLRGISEEPIFQRAKRKGVMTGSISPAICELAQLSGVTLSDWEGISGAIPACITNLPAMRHVDLVGNKISGEIPANIGNLLKLTVLNLADNRISGAIPPSIARLPSLTHLDLRNNGLTGVIPVYIGRLKMLSRVLLSGNKLSGQIPESLTRIYRLADLELSMNRITGPIPPSLGRMSVLATLNLDGNLISGEIPGSLMTSSISNLNLSGNLLGGKIPNAFGPRSYFTVLDLSNNRLQGEIPESITTASFIGHLDVSHNQLCGKIPAGSPFDHLDATSFGYNRCLCGTPLGDCGK